ACATGGCGGAACGCTAAAGAGTCTTGAATGTGAATGATAAGGAGACAACCCGGGATGCAGACCCCGGAGGGGAGGAAAGGGAAGAGAAAAATCCGGTAAAGACTGCCTCCCGGCTGGATTAGCCGAGAGGATACACGCTGATTTTTTGTTTTTTCCGCGTCAGATTTTCAAATTTGACGACGCCGGGAACTTTGGAGAAGATGGTGTAGTCGCTTCCCAATCCAACGTTCATTCCGGGGTGGAACGAGGTGCCTCGTTGACGCACCAGAATTTCTCCCGCCTTGACCAACTGACCGCCGTAGCGTTTAACGCCAAGCCGTTTACCAATGCTGTCTCGACCGTTGGAAGTACTGCCCTGTCCTTTTTTATGAGCCATGATGCTGTCCTATTTTTTGGAGATACCTGTGATTTTCAATCTCGTCTGCAATTGACGATGACCATTCTTACGTCGATATTTTTTTCGGCGCTTCATTTTAAAAACGATGATTTTTGGACCTTTCAACTGCTCAGTCACTTCGCCCGTCACCGTACAGCCTTCAAGATAGGGAGCGCCAACTTCAACAGATTCCCCTTCGCCCATCATTAATACCTGATCCAGCGTCACAGTTTCGCCAACGGGTTGCTCGAGTTTTTCAACTTCAATCACATCCCCTTCAGAAACCTTGTATTGTTTTC
This window of the Candidatus Nitrohelix vancouverensis genome carries:
- the rpmA gene encoding 50S ribosomal protein L27, which codes for MAHKKGQGSTSNGRDSIGKRLGVKRYGGQLVKAGEILVRQRGTSFHPGMNVGLGSDYTIFSKVPGVVKFENLTRKKQKISVYPLG
- the rplU gene encoding 50S ribosomal protein L21 — protein: MFAVLATGGKQYKVSEGDVIEVEKLEQPVGETVTLDQVLMMGEGESVEVGAPYLEGCTVTGEVTEQLKGPKIIVFKMKRRKKYRRKNGHRQLQTRLKITGISKK